The following coding sequences lie in one Candidatus Zixiibacteriota bacterium genomic window:
- a CDS encoding type II toxin-antitoxin system ParD family antitoxin, which yields MASFNISLSDELKKYVESQIRGGDYGNVSEYFRSLIRDHQKRAAQERLELLLLEGMESGSAGPMTKTDWDELRAAVLKRAESRGREASGRLKGKNS from the coding sequence ATGGCAAGTTTCAATATTTCCCTTTCCGACGAACTCAAGAAATACGTTGAGTCCCAGATTAGGGGTGGCGACTACGGAAACGTCAGTGAGTATTTTCGGAGCCTAATCCGCGACCACCAGAAAAGGGCAGCCCAGGAACGCCTCGAGCTTCTCTTACTTGAAGGGATGGAAAGCGGCAGTGCTGGTCCAATGACCAAGACCGACTGGGATGAGCTTAGAGCAGCCGTATTGAAGCGAGCTGAAAGTAGGGGCAGGGAAGCTAGTGGCAGATTGAAGGGGAAGAATTCTTGA